Genomic segment of Lepidochelys kempii isolate rLepKem1 chromosome 23, rLepKem1.hap2, whole genome shotgun sequence:
GGGAGGTCTGAAGAGGTTTGGAAAGATCCGCCCTTGGAAACAATGTTTCCTTTCTTCTCCAGCCGGCTGCAGCTCATTGCGAGCCAGGCCAAAGGACAAGGGTGTTTCACTAAAGACAGAAATGAGGGGTCTCCTGTCCCATTCATTTACTCTTAACATTGTTGGCCTTCTCACTCATGGGACAGCTCCAGCTCTTGACCTCACAACCTGGGAGAGAAAATTAATTCACAGCTTTCATCTACCCCCTCAAACTCCTAAAACGAAACCTCTATCTTTGCCGGATTTCATGGATATCTATTTTCTTTTCACCCTGTATGAATTGGGACCGACTGCTTTGTTCCGTTTACACCACGGACACTAAGCATCCCATTTCAGTATCACAGCTCTATAGTCTAGTACAGACTTCCTAGGAACTATAAGGGACTGACAAGCTCTTTTTATGGATTTGTGGGTGGCTCTTAAAAGAGCCTTTGGGTTCACGCAGATCGAGTCGCGGGGAAACTTCTCCCCCCGGGGGACGCAGCAGCCTCACTTGCCCTTAGCCTTATGGCTCTCGGTTTTCTTGGGCAGCAGCACCGCCTGGATGTTGGGCAGGACCCCACCCTGGGCGATAGTGACTTTGCCCAGCAGCTTGTTCAGCTCCTCGTCGTTGCGGATGGCCAGCTGCAAGTGGCGTGGAATGATACGGGTTTTCTTGTTGTCGCGGGCGGCGTTGCCAGCCAGCTCCAAGATTTCAGCAGTCAGATACTCCAGCACCGCAGCCATGTAAACGGGGGCGCCAGCACCCACTCGCTCCGCATAGTTCCCCTTACGCAGCAGCCGGTGCACACGGCCTACAGGAAACTGCAGCCCCGCACGAGACGAACGAGACTTGGCCTTAGCTCGCACTTTCCCACCTTGCTTTCCACGGCCAGACATGACAACGACTTGCTCAAACTTTGCTCACAAGAACGAAATGTAACAATATTTAGTTTCTCTCGTTCCTGGCCTTTTATTCCCTCACGGGGATGGGGCGAGCGgcttctgattggctgcctcatgCGTCTCTTCCGAAACACCCAATGGGAAAGACACTTCGCAACCCCGCCAATCGGGAAAGAAAGAGGGGGGCTGCCGTCCAATCGCAGCGCAGCATTTCGACGACGCTCCTTTACATCGGCGGGCACCACTAGAAATGGCGGCCCGATATGGAAGCAGCCAATAGGAAGGGTGGAATTAGGCTACCCTCATTTGCATAGGGGCGCTATAAAGAAAGGACTCTCGGCCGGGCGGATTAGTGTTTTGCTGGTTCTGTTCTGCGTTGTCAGGAGCGATCGAGATGCCTGAGCCGGCGAAATCTGCTCCCGCGCCCAAGAAGGGCTCCAAGAAAGCGGTGACCAAGACCCAGAAGAAAGGGGACAAGAAGCGCCGCAAGACCAGGAAGGAGAGTTACTCCATCTATGTCTACAAGGTGCTGAAGCAGGTTCACCCCGACACCGGCATCTCCTCCAAGGCCATGGGCATCATGAATTCCTTCGTCAACGACATCTTCGAGCGCATTGCTGGGGAGGCGTCCCGCCTGGCGCATTATAACAAGCGCTCCACCATCACCTCCCGGGAGATCCAGACCGCCGTGCGCCTGCTGCTGCCCGGGGAGCTGGCCAAGCACGCCGTGTCTGAGGGCACCAAGGCTGTGACCAAGTACACCAGCTCCAAGTAATCGCGCTGTGTTCTCCAAGAGACTTTAACTATGAACCCAAAGGCTCTTTTAAGAGCCACCCACTTTTTCCATGAGAGAGCTGAGAGTCCTAGCCAATACCCCTATAAAAACATGATCGATGCGTTTTAGAGTATTAACTTACATGTAAGATTTATATGAGGAATGAGAATTTTTTCTAGAAAGCTATTGTCTTAAGGTTTGCTATATAACAGAAAACATGCTTACCTAGAATTTTAATTTTAGAATAGATAAAAATGTTCTGTTCTATTAATGTCTACTATTCAGCAATAGCATCTAAACACCTTTATGTTTATGCAATAGAAAATATCAATTTTTATAAAATACTAGTGGTGAAGATTTTTTTAGTGTATTTTCCCTAATAAAAATTCTTACCATCTCCATCTAGAAAACAGAAGGGATTAGTTCATAGCTCTAAAACAAATGGCACCAAAATACATAAAGGGACTGGGGAAGGAGAGGCCTAAAGCCATTACGAGTGTAAACATGCAGACTGGATTTCTCTAATTAGAAAAtgaatgttaattttaaaaatcaccatttAGTTATTTGGGGAGGCATCCATTCTTGTGATATCTGTGTCCTCAATGACAGGCTTTAGTCACTGTTTTACCcttaattgtttgctttttttatctagagttaaccccccacccccaagttttGTAACTGCAagaaaatttcagagtaacagccgtgttagtctgtattcgcaaaaagaaaaggaggacttgtggcaccttagagactaacccatttatttgagcatgagctttcttgagctacagctcactgcatcggatgcacgaaagcttctgctcaaataaatgggttagtctcgaaggtgccacaagtccccctgttctttttgtgaatacagactaacacggctgctgctctgaaaactGTAAGAGAGACACTGAGGATTTTCTGTCCTTTCCAGTTTTGACATGGagctatatttttatttattttttcatattaacgtcacacacacacacccctccagcacatGGAAGTTAAATAGTTGACCTGGGAGTCACCTGCACCGAGGCAGTCCAAGGGTCTCGAagagagggggctggggtgtagCTCAAACAGTCTGACTCCAAACTGCGGCCAACGTGATTCTCTCGGCCAGAGAAGTGGGGAGGAGACAAAAGGTCACTTGACGTTTGCAAATATCCAGGTGTTTAGGATGCTCATAAGTGTGAATTGGGACACACCCCGCCGTTGGGCTGAGGATGAAAAAGCTGTATTCCCTCCAAGTGGTGCCGTGggaggttttctccccctctgcAAAGTTTGGGGCTGGGCAGACTTCAGGAACTGAATGCCAGGACGCGGCAGAAAGAACAAAGCGCCCCATTTGCGCGGCCGTGGGGTGGATCCATTTGTGCTCCGCCACCTCTCCAGCCCCAAACCTTTGTGctacttcctggatcccaataagacaaATAACAGATTTCCAGAGTCCAAAAGGGACTTTTTAAATCTCTTCCGAGTTAAGGGCGGGGAATATGCAGTCCTGCCCTCTCTGTTACCCGACGGAGCCAAAAATGCAGGGGCCTAAGGGCAATTAAAGGACACCCAGACTTCCTCTAACACTCACTTTGCGGCCTGCCTCAGCTCAGAGATCCCTGACACGATTCGCAGCCCATGAACTCAACGCTGAGCGGTAACATGTAATTCCGAAAGTCCTAATGCTAAATGACACTcttcttttcccccccccccgaccttttGCGCATGCTCTGGGGCAGATAAGGCGCCAAATTttactatttaattttaaatgaaagactGTACGCTgattggccagcgtggcaagagGTCTCATTGGTGGAAGCGGAGAAGCTAGGGTTTGGGAGGCAAAAGGGGAGTTGAAGTACAGGTAggtacattgtaaggagagtgatcactttagataagctattaccagcaggagagtggggtggggggagagaaaaccttttgaagtgataaacacccattttttcacgatctgtgtgtataaaaacatcctcactgcattttccacttttatgcatccagtgaagtgagctctagctcacaaaagctcgtgctcaaataaattggttagtctctaaggtgccacaagtcctccttttctttttgcaaatacagactaacacagctgctactctgatacagGTAGGTAGTTCTCCTGCCCGTCTTGTTCCCTCTCCGTTTTTCCTCTGGTCGGGACGGGGCACTGCAAAATTCGGGGGGAATCTGGATTATTGTCCAATATTTAGGGTATTGGCAAACCTGAGTGTGTCTTTCTTGCCACACATGGGGGTGGAGTGTGAAGGTCATCTCAGGGCTAAATTAGGGTGGCCAATTCTCCAGGAATCGGCATCGATCTCCTGGTGAGTATTGAAAGCAATTTGCAAGATTTTAGTAGGATATTTTAAGGAAATGATATTGTCATGTTGGCAGGGAAATCTCTTGGAATAGCTTCAAGCCGAGTTGGCAACTGTAATGCATGAAGAAACTCTAGGGCTCAAGGTTTTCCTGGCAAACGTGATCCACTCAGAACATGCcaagacaggggttctcaaactggggattgggacccctcagggggttgtgaggtaattacatggggggtggggtcaggagctgtcagcctctaccccaaaccccgctctgcctccagcatttataatggtgttaaatatatttaaaagtgtttttaatttataagggggggtcacactcagaggcttgctactTGAAAGGGATCACCAATACAAACGTTTGAGAATTACTGTGTGAAGAGAAACACCGTGAAGGCCATGGAAGTGGTGTATACATTGAAACATCAAGGTCACACCTTACATGGGTTTGGGGGGGTTGAACCCTCAGCCATACCCACAAAGTAGATGTTCCATCTTTAAAAGCCCTTCCCTGGCTGCATGGAAAGAGCTGGATTTGCTCCAAGCCAAAGTGATGTAAATAACAGAGTTAAGGTAAAAACATTCTGAAGTCGTCTCAGAACCGAAGTAACACACAACAAAGTTTAGGTTCTGAGTGAGATTTTCTGTTTACCCCACATCCCTAGTGAGAGAAAGCCCAGGCCTTTTAAATGGAAGCACAGTAAATCAATATGCTTTCCAAAACACGCCTAAACTACACACTTTGCCAAACCCTATAGAATAGCTCCTCTTacttcagttaaaaacaaaaatggaaaagaagaaaCCCTGTATTTCTCAAAATGTAGTCCCCTCTGTAACTGTGACCACCCAGAATGACAGTAACAAGAACATAAAAgctgccacactgggtcagattaTGGTCCATTTTGCTCAATATCCTATCCCTGACAGTGGTccataccagagcttcaggaggGAGTGTACAGACCAGGGCAATCCCAGAGTAATCTACCCTGGCTTCCATTCCTGGCTCATGGTAGTCAGAGGGTTAGGGTCACCTGGAGCcactagtgcaggggttctcccaacaaattttttggtggccacAGAGTACGGCAACCAACTCTTGCTGACAATTTTTCCtgaaatacttaattaactttagaataaataaatatgcacatacacatgtccaaatcgtaatttatgtagggtttttcaGATTGGGACATAAAAGTACTGTGCAAATcatctctattctttactggccctaaacagaatagaaacacaaataaggtgctctGCATGTTTGTCAgttgttgtttcttttccttttttggttgcttcaaaaaaaaaaaaaaaaaaagatttgctagctagtaagtttggtgctttgaaaagtgatattaacaaacatacaaatatcacttttcacagcagaaacCTTACTCAGCCCGAGCAAGCcctgggacaaattaagccctggatggggagatgGGCAAGGAGGCAGTGGGGCCCAGGGACCATGGTGGGGATGGTGAGCCTGGGGCCAGAGCCTGCCATCACATGGATGGAGCCTGAAGCTGAAGTCTGCTCCCCCCACCGGGAAAGtcaccagctgcctgcacctCCAGCATTTGTGTCTTCAGAGGGGGCAGAGCTcaacccctgctggcagccctgggAGACGGCCAGTGCTTTGTTCCCTCCCcgaatcacagcccaggaggctgtggctgcaaaaATAGCCCCCACTgtctgcatttgagaaacgctgtacTGACAGGCCTATCTTCCCTGCATGTATTCAGTTCTTTTCTGACCCCCAAGTTATGCTTTTGGGCagcacaacatcccatggcactGGATTAGCTGCATGTTGTGTGGGAAAAGTACTTTGTCTTATTTGTATTAAACATGCTGAATATTAATTTCCTTGGGTGgaccctggtttttgtattgtgtacCTCTCCTCTTCCTGCTGTGTTCTTAGAAATCTCTCTCCTCTGTcatgccacacacacacctccccttTACTTTTAATGGAACATATCTGATCTAGGGTTGACAGAGTAGCAGAAATTGTACCCTCATTCTCTTTGCTATAGGATAGTTCCATATCATAATTCTGGAGTTGCAGATTCTAGCATAAGAGTTTAGTATCAGATTTCTACATGTAATGTAACCATATGAGGAGTGAATGGTCTGTGTCCACAGTAACTTCTTACCATGTAAACATAGCTGCAAATCTTTAAGACTGCATACAATGGCTAGACACACTTTCTGTATAATAGCATAATTTTTCTCCCCAGTGATAGACCcagggagctcaatctatttaggttAATAAAgacaaggttaaggggtgatttgatcagtcTGAAAGTAGCAAAATAGGGAACAGCTACTTGAGAAAGTTGCCGCCCTTACAATTAATTGTCCCTAGTAATTATTTAACTTGAATGTATCAAACACCCTGCCAGATAACTTTGCCTACAGCGGACAAAAGTAATGCATAAAATCCAGTAAAACAAAAAGTAACATGCCAACTAGCCAGATAAACTTGTGACAAATTAATTCATATTTCTTGCAATGCTGAGACCAACAGCTATTGTGAATTACACTTTTCCTTTGCCAGGTAGCCTTAGTCCGGGGCTTAAAACACAGCTGAGTTCCAGGTGACTAGTTCCTTTCCCATCTTGACTATCAATTTTCTGTGTGGTTTTAGGAAAGACACTGAGGCCAATGTTTGCGGGCTGTGATGCTTATAAGCACCTCAGCACAGGGATCCCAGATGAAAATAATCAAactgcacagcacagcacaagTGAACCCAAACACTGCCTTTTGGGAGTTCTAATGTTTTGTTCCTGGGTGTGGGTTGCTGTTTGGAAACTCTAGGATTCATCCGGTGGAAGGGGTAGAGCTGCAGAAGCTGCAACTGGTCACCCACCTGTGCAGCCCTAGGATTGGGTGAGTGCAAAACGGGAACAGGGTTTCAGAAGTTTGTGCTATGAGAAAGATATAAAGGAGAAGCAGCATTTTCCCTGCCACCCCCAATGTGTGGCTCAGGAACCTGATTAGTGCAAAACCAGAAAAaggtttccagaaaaaaaaaaaatgtattgtatGGGGATACCAAAAGAGTAGACATTTTCCCGAGCTGCCCCTACCTCCCCAAGACAGGGAGTGATTCCCAGCTCTTTCTGAAATTGTGGGTGGCTCTTAAAAGAGCCTTTGGTTTTAGGGGAGAGGAGAATGGGTATCCACGCTCACTTGCCCTTGGCTTTGTGGCTCTCGGTTTTCTTGGGCAGCAGCACCGCCTGGATGTTGGGCAGGACCCCACCCTGGGCGATGGTGACTCCCCCCAGCAGCTTGTTCAGCTCCTCGTCGTTGCGCACGGCCAGCTGCAAGTGGCGGGGAATGATGCGGGTTTTCTTGTTGTCGCGGGCGGCGTTGCCGGCCAGCTCCAAGATCTCGGCGGTCAGGTACTCCATCACCGCGGCGAGGTACacgggggcgccggctcccacccGCTCCGCGTAGTTTCCCTTGCGCAGCAGCCGGTGCACCCGCCCGACCGGGAACTGCAGCCCCGCACGAGAAGAGCGAGACTTGGCCTTAGCCCGCACCTTCCCTCCTTGCTTTCCGCGGCCAGACATGACGAGCAGCCCCCAAACACCTGCTTAGACGAGCAGACGCACAATGACACTCAGGCGAGACCGCAGGGCTCCCGGCCTTTTATTCCCTCACGGGGATGGGGCGAGCggctcctgattggctgcctcatgCGTCTCTTCCGAAACACCCAATGGGAAAGACACTTCGCAACCCCGCCAATCGGGAAAGAAAGAGGGGGGCTGCCGTCCAATCGCAGCGCAGCATTTCGACGACGCTCCTTTACATCGGCGGGCACCACTAGAAATGGCGGCCCGATATGGAAGCAGCCAATAGGAAGGGTGGAATTAGGCTACCCTCATTTGCATAGGGGCGCTATAAAGAAAGGACTCTCGGCCGGGCGGATTATTGCTTTGCTGGTTCTGTTCTGCGTTGTTAGAAGCGATCGAGATGCCTGAGCCGGCGAAATCTGCTCCCGCGCCCAAGAAGGGCTCCAAGAAAGCGGTGACCAAGACCCAGAAGAAAGGGGACAAGAAGCGCCGCAAGACCAGGAAGGAGAGTTACTCCATCTATGTCTACAAGGTGCTGAAGCAGGTTCACCCCGACACCGGCATCTCCTCCAAGGCCATGGGCATCATGAATTCCTTCGTCAACGACATCTTCGAGCGCATTGCTGGGGAGGCGTCCCGCCTGGCGCATTATAACAAGCGCTCCACCATCACCTCCCGGGAGATCCAGACCGCCGTGCGCCTGCTGCTGCCCGGGGAGCTGGCCAAGCACGCCGTGTCTGAGGGCACCAAGGCTGTGACCAAGTACACCAGCTCCAAGTAATCGCGCTGTGGCCCTCCCGCCCAGAGGcgtccgtttaaaaaaaaaacccaaaggctCTTTTAAGAGCCACCCACTGTCTCCAGGAGAGAGCTGTAACCATTGCACGTTGTGTGAGCTCCGGGCCTTGCTAAGGCAAGGCCCAGCAAAGCGTATAGTGCCTCTTACTATTTGCATGTTCTTTTCTTTAGCCTGCTGTTTGTTCTGGGGCTTTCTGGGGGTTGTGCTTTAGCAAGCCTTGATTGCGGCCTTGATGGATTTAATTGCTTATTCGTTTATGTTAAGTAGTCTGCGGCTTTGCTTTAAGCCTCTCTGCCCTggaagttgggggggggtgttacCTTGCTCTTTAGCGGCGGGGCTGCGGAACCTTGTAGCCTTGGGGAGCCTTTGTTCTAATCACTCAATAGATTCTGTAGGATTGAAtaattagtctttttttttttttttttgctgttgctttGTACAGTAAAAGCCTAGGAAAACCCGGTACAGAGTgcttaaaatcaaatttaaaatatttttgtaacgttaactttaaaatatataaactgaGAAGTCTGCACAGCGGGTACCGTGCTTAGTTTATCGGCAAAGCCAAAGTTAAGGCCCTAGGAGACCTACCCTACCCAATcacccccagggctctgccccaCGGCTAACCAAACATCTCGCCGTCCACCAGCCGCAATGTGACATTCGTTGAGTTGCCAGAAGGCCCCAGTCCCCACTTTCGTGGACAACCTCCCACgctgggaaggggaaagggagagaccTGAAATCCCTGGCCAGTGAAATCTCCTCTGCTGCGTTAGGACCCCTGCCATTAACGGGCAACAAATGGGGCTTTTCTGGGAGGGAATCAAAGTTTAAATATGTTCTAGGGTGCTTTTTGCTGAACGACTGGCGGGGACCCCACTCCGTGGGGACCCTCCCCCCACAGTTACTTGGGCggtgcggagggggggggggttcacacTAAAGC
This window contains:
- the LOC140901921 gene encoding histone H2A.J-like, producing the protein MSGRGKQGGKVRAKAKSRSSRAGLQFPVGRVHRLLRKGNYAERVGAGAPVYMAAVLEYLTAEILELAGNAARDNKKTRIIPRHLQLAIRNDEELNKLLGKVTIAQGGVLPNIQAVLLPKKTESHKAKGK
- the LOC140901914 gene encoding histone H2B 8 — translated: MPEPAKSAPAPKKGSKKAVTKTQKKGDKKRRKTRKESYSIYVYKVLKQVHPDTGISSKAMGIMNSFVNDIFERIAGEASRLAHYNKRSTITSREIQTAVRLLLPGELAKHAVSEGTKAVTKYTSSK
- the LOC140901911 gene encoding histone H2A.J-like; this encodes MSGRGKQGGKVRAKAKSRSSRAGLQFPVGRVHRLLRKGNYAERVGAGAPVYLAAVMEYLTAEILELAGNAARDNKKTRIIPRHLQLAVRNDEELNKLLGGVTIAQGGVLPNIQAVLLPKKTESHKAKGK